From one Paeniglutamicibacter psychrophenolicus genomic stretch:
- a CDS encoding Zn-ribbon domain-containing OB-fold protein, whose translation MTTPTTTTSIAKPGFVSTRLTTPYWRAAEAGKLLLQECLECGHLQHYPRNLCTKCWSQDLQWKEAAGDASIWSFTVVGIPGHPAWGDEIPYILALVELVEGPRLMTNIVGCAPESVHCGQRVQLRPHRGARDNQTLLQFTPFTRDN comes from the coding sequence ATGACCACCCCCACGACCACCACCTCGATCGCCAAGCCGGGATTTGTCTCCACGCGATTGACAACACCGTATTGGCGGGCGGCCGAAGCCGGAAAGCTGTTGCTGCAGGAATGCCTGGAATGCGGCCATCTGCAGCACTATCCCCGAAACCTTTGCACCAAATGCTGGTCCCAGGACCTCCAATGGAAGGAAGCTGCAGGAGATGCCAGCATCTGGTCCTTTACCGTCGTGGGCATTCCCGGTCATCCAGCCTGGGGAGATGAAATCCCATACATCTTGGCGCTCGTGGAGCTGGTCGAAGGCCCACGGCTCATGACCAACATCGTCGGTTGTGCCCCTGAATCGGTGCATTGCGGACAGCGCGTGCAGCTCAGACCACACCGCGGAGCACGCGACAACCAAACCCTCCTTCAATTCACCCCATTCACCAGAGACAATTGA
- a CDS encoding thiolase family protein → MKNHFSAEIIGVAELPPRRTTPGETTLEMIANVARLAMKDAGLIPRDIDGLVVGPQVGETPQHVPATVAEYLGLQPRYADIVDLGGATGAGMVWRAAAAIQSGMCETVLCVLANTRDPAVTPRSPNRNPIREFDVPYGGSGANQAYAMIAQQHMARFGTTPEQLACVPVKQRANAMLNKAAVFHGQPITTTDVLTSPIVMSPLRLLEVVMPCGGGAAVILTSARRAKDAPHPSVGLMGAGERVTHRALSQAPELTTSPIASAVADAYAMAGVGASDIDFLSIYDCYSIVVAMTVEDAGFCAKGEGGAWLEEHDFSIASRLPINPHGGQLATGQADLAGGMGHIVEAVHQLRGTAGERQIHSPKRALVTGNGATMSEEVALVLIGAEQ, encoded by the coding sequence ATGAAGAACCACTTCAGCGCCGAAATCATCGGTGTGGCAGAGCTACCGCCACGGCGAACGACTCCTGGGGAAACGACCCTGGAAATGATCGCCAACGTTGCACGCCTGGCCATGAAGGACGCAGGCCTAATTCCACGGGACATCGATGGGCTGGTTGTCGGACCTCAAGTCGGCGAGACCCCCCAGCATGTTCCTGCCACCGTGGCTGAATATCTCGGCTTGCAGCCCCGATACGCGGACATTGTAGATCTGGGTGGAGCCACCGGGGCCGGCATGGTGTGGCGTGCGGCCGCTGCCATCCAATCGGGGATGTGCGAGACAGTACTGTGCGTTCTGGCCAACACCCGCGATCCTGCAGTCACGCCGCGTTCACCGAATCGCAATCCCATCCGTGAGTTCGACGTTCCTTATGGAGGCAGTGGCGCCAATCAGGCGTACGCCATGATTGCGCAGCAGCACATGGCGCGCTTTGGAACCACTCCCGAACAGCTGGCCTGCGTCCCGGTTAAGCAACGTGCCAACGCCATGCTGAACAAGGCCGCAGTATTCCATGGACAACCGATCACCACCACAGATGTCCTGACCTCGCCGATAGTGATGTCGCCCCTTCGTCTTTTGGAAGTCGTCATGCCTTGCGGTGGTGGGGCAGCCGTGATTCTCACTTCGGCACGGCGGGCCAAGGATGCCCCGCACCCGTCGGTCGGGCTGATGGGAGCCGGTGAACGGGTTACACACCGGGCGCTTAGCCAGGCACCGGAATTAACAACTTCACCAATTGCCTCGGCCGTCGCCGACGCCTACGCAATGGCAGGCGTCGGCGCCTCGGACATAGATTTCCTTTCCATTTACGATTGCTACTCGATTGTTGTGGCGATGACCGTGGAGGACGCGGGGTTCTGTGCCAAGGGAGAGGGCGGGGCGTGGTTGGAGGAACACGATTTTTCCATTGCAAGTCGGCTGCCAATCAACCCCCACGGAGGCCAGCTGGCCACCGGACAGGCCGACCTGGCCGGCGGGATGGGACACATCGTAGAAGCTGTCCACCAGCTTCGGGGGACCGCCGGGGAACGCCAGATTCACTCCCCTAAAAGGGCTCTGGTGACCGGTAACGGGGCAACCATGAGCGAAGAAGTTGCACTCGTTTTGATTGGAGCGGAACAATGA
- a CDS encoding AMP-binding protein, producing the protein MTTTSLPAATETIWNPGQAELERSRILKFVSWAGCSTLSELAAKAAADPEWYWGRVSDWLGLEWQSEPESVVDQLTEPHLTRWFPGGHFNLTENAVNRWIRAGRGEEIALTWESENGAIGAWSFNDLDNEINRVSRGLLELGIEFGDTVGIQLPMVRQAAVAQLACAKIGAIAVPVFSGYGSTAVADRLGISGAVAHIVSNGFERRGKIVETRAETEKALSLAGTVKHAIVVSLVPGCAEPALGGEVSWDDLGASSQGLPVKAAHCPADHPLLIAFTSGTTGAPKGVVLSHSGFAIKAASDAAFSFDIGPGDTAMWITDPGWIMSPITVLGGLIAGSCVALFSGSPDYPEHTRLWDVVRRHGVTMLGVSPTLVRTLMSQDDGSVINYGQLRVIASSGEAWTPDAYEWIFGRVTNCSLPIINYSGGTEVSGAILSNLTALPIHPCGFAGPLPGMGATVIDTDGTSIESGFGELALGRPSPGMPVTFWGAPERYFNTYWNRWPGIWYHGDWVEVGHDNVWYIRGRSDDTLKIAGKRLGPAEVESVVNGFDFVLESAAISIPDAVKGEALVIFARVAPAVMCDAESMAAAIETAVTRALGKPLKPKHVHVVEALPRTRSGKILRRVIRSVYLGNSPGDVSSMEDPSALTAIGEAR; encoded by the coding sequence TTGACGACTACCTCTCTACCCGCCGCCACCGAGACCATCTGGAATCCCGGGCAAGCCGAGCTCGAGCGCAGTCGCATTCTTAAATTCGTCTCCTGGGCCGGGTGCTCAACGCTATCGGAACTTGCCGCGAAGGCCGCCGCTGATCCCGAATGGTACTGGGGACGGGTATCCGACTGGCTAGGTCTGGAATGGCAGTCGGAACCCGAATCCGTAGTCGACCAGCTGACGGAACCTCATCTCACACGCTGGTTTCCAGGCGGCCATTTCAATTTGACCGAGAACGCCGTGAACCGATGGATTCGCGCGGGTCGAGGCGAAGAAATCGCATTGACATGGGAATCAGAAAACGGTGCCATAGGTGCCTGGAGCTTCAACGATCTGGATAACGAAATTAACCGCGTCTCTCGTGGACTGCTGGAATTGGGTATTGAATTCGGGGACACCGTGGGAATCCAGCTCCCCATGGTTCGCCAAGCAGCCGTGGCCCAATTGGCATGCGCCAAGATTGGTGCTATTGCCGTCCCTGTGTTTTCCGGATATGGCTCGACTGCGGTCGCTGATCGGCTCGGCATTTCCGGCGCAGTGGCGCATATTGTCTCCAACGGCTTCGAGCGGCGTGGAAAGATCGTAGAAACTCGGGCTGAAACCGAAAAGGCGCTCAGCCTCGCCGGTACTGTCAAGCACGCGATCGTCGTATCGCTGGTGCCAGGGTGCGCGGAACCGGCATTGGGGGGCGAGGTATCTTGGGACGACCTGGGAGCTAGCAGTCAGGGGCTCCCGGTCAAGGCTGCGCACTGTCCGGCCGATCATCCGCTGCTCATCGCCTTCACTTCGGGCACCACTGGGGCTCCCAAAGGTGTCGTACTCAGCCATTCCGGCTTCGCCATTAAAGCCGCCAGCGATGCGGCGTTCAGCTTTGACATCGGACCGGGCGACACGGCAATGTGGATCACCGACCCGGGGTGGATCATGAGTCCCATCACTGTTCTCGGTGGGCTCATTGCCGGAAGTTGCGTTGCGCTTTTCAGCGGCTCGCCTGACTATCCGGAACACACCCGGCTTTGGGATGTCGTGCGGCGGCACGGGGTCACGATGCTCGGGGTATCCCCGACGCTGGTCCGGACTCTCATGAGCCAGGACGACGGATCCGTTATCAACTACGGGCAACTGCGTGTCATCGCCTCCAGCGGAGAAGCCTGGACTCCCGACGCCTACGAATGGATTTTCGGACGGGTCACCAATTGTTCCCTTCCCATCATCAACTACAGCGGAGGAACCGAGGTTTCCGGGGCCATCCTCTCCAACCTCACCGCCCTGCCCATCCACCCTTGCGGATTTGCCGGCCCCCTGCCGGGAATGGGGGCCACGGTCATCGACACGGATGGGACCAGCATTGAATCCGGATTCGGGGAACTTGCCCTGGGCAGACCTTCGCCTGGCATGCCCGTGACATTCTGGGGTGCGCCAGAACGGTACTTCAATACGTATTGGAACCGCTGGCCGGGCATTTGGTACCACGGCGACTGGGTCGAAGTCGGACACGACAACGTCTGGTACATTCGGGGCCGCAGCGACGACACTCTCAAGATTGCGGGGAAGCGGCTGGGTCCCGCCGAAGTGGAATCGGTGGTCAACGGCTTCGATTTCGTACTCGAATCAGCGGCCATCAGCATCCCCGACGCCGTGAAGGGCGAGGCTTTGGTCATATTCGCCCGCGTCGCCCCGGCCGTAATGTGCGATGCCGAAAGCATGGCAGCAGCCATCGAAACGGCGGTTACCAGGGCCCTGGGGAAACCCCTTAAACCAAAACACGTCCATGTCGTTGAAGCGTTGCCTCGAACGCGAAGCGGCAAGATCCTGCGCAGGGTGATCCGGTCCGTATACCTCGGGAATTCTCCCGGTGACGTTTCTTCCATGGAAGATCCCTCTGCCCTTACCGCGATCGGAGAAGCCCGATGA